In the genome of Elusimicrobiota bacterium, one region contains:
- a CDS encoding nucleoside recognition domain-containing protein, whose translation MNEIILNALRDLLNFVPKTLFIMFISLTAIWILIQKGIIDRISFIGKPLAKIIGLPEDIGIVFITSFGSVLSGNVLLSDFNKRGILTDHQTYLGSLFNSIPVYIKESFTYQIPVIISVLGLKVGLVCFTCFVFSGFAKLLFISIMARKRQNKVISINNNIGLQRQNKEGAMPANCFVPSAQTGKNKTFSFTQQLKIFVKMGGIYVGVTFIIFCLINSGFINYIERLVNPLTDILRLLPAVAIPVGTYIFSPLVGASTVGAMLQNGKILEIDAMIVTLLGGFLMLPVFMIRGSLAKYTSVFGIPLGLKIIFTSTIIGMGTRLIFLLVILIIRGA comes from the coding sequence ATGAATGAAATTATACTGAATGCACTACGAGATTTACTCAATTTTGTCCCGAAAACTCTTTTTATAATGTTTATTTCTTTAACTGCGATCTGGATATTGATTCAAAAAGGAATAATTGACAGAATAAGTTTTATAGGGAAACCGCTTGCTAAAATCATTGGCTTACCCGAGGATATAGGTATTGTCTTTATTACATCTTTCGGTTCAGTTCTGAGTGGAAATGTGTTGTTATCAGATTTCAATAAGAGAGGAATACTGACAGATCATCAAACCTATCTTGGTTCTTTGTTCAATTCAATACCTGTATATATCAAAGAATCGTTTACTTATCAAATTCCTGTAATAATATCTGTTCTTGGATTAAAAGTCGGACTGGTATGTTTTACCTGTTTCGTATTTTCGGGTTTTGCAAAATTACTCTTTATATCTATTATGGCAAGAAAAAGACAGAATAAGGTGATATCAATTAATAATAACATTGGTTTACAAAGACAAAATAAAGAAGGAGCAATGCCTGCTAACTGTTTTGTCCCATCTGCACAGACAGGTAAGAATAAAACTTTTAGTTTTACACAACAGTTAAAGATATTTGTAAAAATGGGTGGAATTTATGTTGGAGTAACATTTATCATTTTTTGTCTTATCAATTCTGGATTTATTAATTATATTGAGAGACTTGTCAATCCTTTAACTGATATCTTGAGGTTGCTACCGGCAGTTGCTATTCCTGTAGGAACTTATATCTTTAGTCCTCTTGTTGGCGCATCAACTGTTGGAGCAATGCTTCAAAATGGTAAGATTTTAGAAATTGATGCGATGATTGTAACATTGTTAGGAGGTTTTTTGATGCTTCCAGTATTTATGATTAGAGGAAGTTTAGCAAAATATACTTCAGTTTTTGGTATCCCGCTTGGTTTAAAAATTATATTCACTTCTACAATCATAGGTATGGGAACAAGATTAATTTTTCTATTAGTAATTTTAATAATTAGAGGAGCCTAA